A single window of Drosophila suzukii chromosome 3, CBGP_Dsuzu_IsoJpt1.0, whole genome shotgun sequence DNA harbors:
- the Adi1 gene encoding acireductone dioxygenase, with protein MVQVWYMDTEETDQRLEHHRNPPAYLELEDLYKKTGVEYFKINADEYQSDNTLTELRAQRGYTYDDEITCSEKCLPDYANKLKAFFTEHLHTDEEIRLVLDGSGYFDVRDNEENWLRILVVKGDLIIIPAGIYHRFTLDSNNFIRARRYFVGEPVWTPHNRPADDMDCRKSYIKHQSENFVQLNKV; from the exons ATGGTGCAGGTGTGGTATATGGATACGGAGGAAACCGATCAACGTTTGGAGCACCATCGCAATCCACCAGCCTACTTGGAACTGGAGGATCTTTACAAAAAGACAGGCGTGGAATACTTTAAG ATCAATGCCGACGAATACCAGAGCGATAATACTCTCACGGAACTGAGGGCACAACGTGGTTATACATACGATGATGAG ATCACCTGCTCGGAAAAGTGCCTCCCTGACTACGCCAACAAGTTGAAAGCCTTCTTCACCGAACACCTTCACACTGATGAGGAAATTCGCCTTGTTTTGGATGGATCCGGTTATTTCGATGTTCGCGA TAACGAGGAGAACTGGCTTCGCATTCTGGTGGTGAAGGGAGATCTGATTATTATACCCGCTGGCATCTATCATCGCTTTACTTTGGATTCAAAc AACTTTATCAGAGCTCGTCGTTATTTTGTTGGTGAGCCAGTGTGGACTCCACACAATCGTCCTGCCGATGACATGGATTGCCGAAAATCGTACATCAAACATCAGTCCGAAAACTTTGTACAACTGAACAAAGTTTAA
- the LOC108012488 gene encoding ankyrin repeat and MYND domain-containing protein 2, protein MTEESKNSQLDDVQRQLLDRLAKNDTSGFKQLLVGVKNVNFVDDSGMSCLAHASFKGNREAVQVLLDMGADINLNQHGADYTPLHFAALSGNAHVCRQLLDAGIKPGSINSVNRTASQMAAFVGNHACVETINNYVTQSSLEYYTQVHGQQTEPQIPPSLLKSFHAFVTEINLHPVRIALNVQTLGLLRILSNLRKTLSLMCEKEMQKTHDLNELLAFKFHYQGWILAELIRCEEQFKAQHKEKSGEEAGDANKNDFIEMFVKRVLKENKLGQLDYVEYTLRECAREFPVRECTIFRQIATQFGAKDAPPALTILRNAINGMRGFVDEGSYCSTCGAEKPDKKCSKCKAVQYCDRECQRLHWFMHKKNCARLLAQSQTQSHSQSKGNIDTAELREELAKLTA, encoded by the exons ATGACCGAGGAGAGCAAGAACTCGCAGCTGGACGACGTGCAACGACAGCTCCTGGATCGCCTGGCCAAAAATGACACCAGTGGCTTCAAGCAGCTGTTGGTCGGCGTGAAAAATGTGAATTTCGTCGACGACAGTGGGATGTCGTGTTTGGCCCATGCCAGCTTCAAGGGAAATCGCGAGGCGGTTCAGGTGCTCCTGGATATG GGTGCCGACATCAACCTCAACCAACACGGAGCTGACTATACGCCTCTGCATTTTGCTGCATTATCTGGTAATGCACACGTGTGCCGGCAACTCTTGGATGCGGGAATCAAACCAGGCAGCATCAATAGCGTCAACAGGACCGCCTCCCAAATGGCTGCCTTTGTGGGCAACCACGCCTGTGTGGAGACCATTAACAACTATGTGACGCAATCCAGTTTGGAGTACTACACCCAAGTGCATGGCCAGCAAACGGAGCCGCAAATACCGCCAAGTTTACTCAAATCCTTCCATGCCTTTGTCACCGAAATCAACCTGCATCCCGTGAGGATTGCCCTGAATGTCCAGACGTTGGGGCTACTTAGAATCCTCTCCAACCTACGCAAAACATTGTCACTGATGTGTGAAAAGGAAATGCAGAAAACCCATGACCTCAATGAACTGTTGGCCTTCAAGTTCCATTATCAGGGTTGGATTTTGGCTGAATTGATACGCTGCGAGGAGCAGTTCAAGGCCCAGCACAAGGAGAAGAGCGGCGAAGAGGCCGGCGATGCCAACAAGAATGATTTTATCGAAATGTTCGTGAAGCGGGTGCTCAAGGAGAACAAGCTGGGCCAACTGGACTATGTGGAATACACGCTGAGGGAGTGTGCCAGGGAGTTTCCCGTCCGGGAGTGCACCATCTTTCGGCAAATCGCCACGCAATTTGGCGCCAAGGATGCGCCACCAGCTCTTACGATCCTGCGGAATGCCATCAATGGAATGCGGGGATTTGTG GACGAGGGTAGCTACTGCAGTACCTGTGGCGCAGAGAAGCCGGACAAGAAGTGCTCCAAGTGCAAGGCGGTGCAGTATTGCGATCGGGAGTGCCAGCGGCTTCATTGGTTCATGCACAAGAAGAACTGTGCCCGACTTTTGGCCCAGTCCCAAACCCAGTCGCATTCCCAATCGAAGGGAAACATTGACACCGCCGAGCTTCGGGAGGAATTGGCCAAACTGACTGCGTAA